A window of the Pseudomonas oryzicola genome harbors these coding sequences:
- a CDS encoding lipoate--protein ligase family protein, producing the protein MIDQPLALTVEQGLYAEQELLAAVCRGERDSGVLFWRPTDHALVMPRRMSRLDNFEAACAELAIAGWPVLLRETGGEPVPQSHATVNVALVYVAPRSEGDHGRIENAYERLCLPLCEVLREWGGVASVGEIDGAFCDGRYNVNLNGRKLVGTAQRWRQGLGGKRPVVLVHGALLLDNERESMVAAVNRFNECCELDQRCRADAHIALHEVAPEAPWFERLSQAYAKVLADLPSD; encoded by the coding sequence CCTGACCGTCGAACAAGGGCTGTACGCCGAACAGGAGTTGCTGGCCGCTGTGTGCCGCGGCGAACGCGATAGTGGCGTACTGTTCTGGCGCCCTACCGACCACGCTTTGGTCATGCCGCGGCGCATGAGCCGTCTGGACAATTTCGAGGCCGCCTGTGCGGAACTGGCCATTGCCGGCTGGCCGGTGCTGTTGCGCGAAACTGGCGGCGAGCCTGTGCCGCAGTCGCATGCGACCGTAAACGTTGCACTGGTCTACGTCGCCCCACGCAGCGAAGGCGACCATGGCCGTATTGAAAACGCATACGAGCGCCTGTGCCTGCCGTTGTGTGAGGTGCTGCGCGAGTGGGGCGGAGTGGCATCGGTGGGCGAGATTGACGGGGCTTTCTGCGATGGCCGCTACAACGTCAACCTCAATGGCCGCAAACTGGTGGGCACCGCACAACGCTGGCGCCAGGGGCTGGGCGGCAAGCGCCCGGTCGTGCTGGTGCATGGCGCATTGCTGCTGGACAACGAGCGCGAGTCGATGGTGGCAGCGGTCAACCGCTTCAATGAGTGCTGCGAACTGGACCAGCGTTGCCGTGCCGACGCACACATCGCCTTGCACGAAGTGGCGCCTGAGGCGCCCTGGTTCGAGCGCCTGTCGCAGGCTTATGCCAAAGTCCTGGCTGACTTGCCCAGCGATTAG